The following are encoded together in the Cyanobacterium aponinum PCC 10605 genome:
- a CDS encoding RNA-guided endonuclease InsQ/TnpB family protein — translation MLKVIKIRIYPDSSQKLALAKAFGSCRWLWNHFLNLMNETYKQTGKGLSGYDVKKLIPELKKQEETSWLSETYSQCLQQVCLNLGVAFNNFFEKRAKYPNFKSKHGKQSLQYPSNVSIKGDCLNVPKIGLVYAKIHRPIDGKIKTVTITKNCCNQYYASVLVDDGKDKPKVSSEGKAIGIDLGLNHFAITSDGSKFDNPKILKKHEVNLKRKQQQLSRKQKGSNNRNKARLKVAKVHKKITNCREDFLHKLSRRIVNENQVIVLEDLNVKGMIKNHCLAKAIQQVGWGQFCTMLKYKAEQEGKTYMEVDRFFPSSKTCHVCLKRVDSLPLDIRHWECPKCKTKHDRDINAAINIRDEGLRILKTGLTRSGNKFRTQPLTSGTGDKAYCPDVRRGRGGRKKSTTPLSVG, via the coding sequence ATGTTAAAAGTCATTAAAATCAGAATTTATCCAGATTCATCTCAAAAACTAGCACTGGCAAAAGCCTTTGGTAGTTGTAGATGGCTTTGGAATCATTTTTTGAATTTAATGAATGAGACTTATAAACAGACAGGTAAAGGTTTATCAGGTTACGATGTTAAGAAGTTAATCCCTGAGCTAAAAAAACAGGAGGAAACTTCTTGGTTGTCTGAAACTTACTCTCAGTGCTTACAACAGGTTTGTTTAAATCTTGGAGTAGCCTTTAATAATTTCTTTGAAAAAAGAGCAAAGTATCCTAATTTTAAAAGCAAACATGGTAAGCAGTCTTTACAATACCCTAGTAATGTCAGTATTAAAGGCGACTGTCTTAATGTTCCTAAAATTGGTTTGGTTTATGCAAAAATTCACCGTCCTATTGATGGAAAAATTAAAACCGTAACTATTACCAAGAATTGTTGTAATCAATATTATGCCTCTGTCTTGGTTGATGATGGTAAAGATAAACCAAAAGTAAGCTCTGAAGGTAAAGCTATAGGAATTGATTTAGGATTAAATCATTTTGCTATTACCAGTGATGGGAGTAAGTTTGATAACCCAAAAATATTAAAAAAACATGAAGTTAACTTAAAGAGAAAACAGCAACAATTATCCCGTAAACAAAAAGGGTCAAATAATCGAAATAAAGCAAGATTAAAAGTTGCTAAAGTACATAAAAAAATTACTAATTGCCGTGAGGATTTTCTACACAAACTATCTCGTAGGATAGTAAACGAAAACCAAGTTATAGTGCTAGAAGACCTCAATGTTAAAGGTATGATAAAAAATCATTGCCTAGCCAAAGCTATTCAACAGGTAGGTTGGGGGCAATTTTGTACCATGCTTAAATATAAAGCGGAACAAGAAGGAAAAACATATATGGAAGTAGATAGATTTTTCCCCAGTTCTAAAACTTGTCATGTATGCCTTAAGAGAGTAGATAGTTTGCCTTTGGACATAAGACATTGGGAATGTCCAAAATGTAAGACAAAGCATGACAGGGATATAAATGCGGCAATTAACATCCGAGATGAAGGACTACGAATATTAAAGACGGGGCTTACAAGGAGCGGAAATAAATTCCGCACACAGCCCCTCACCTCTGGAACGGGGGATAAAGCCTATTGCCCAGATGTAAGACGTGGTAGAGGAGGACGTAAGAAATCCACTACACCGCTATCTGTTGGATAG
- a CDS encoding TRAFAC clade GTPase domain-containing protein has protein sequence MLSRILQPLIKKQTLKVTMLGHAGVGKTSLLCAMYDQFDQIIGKTNLQLTPDDDTKTILDQRLKQLKESAQQNSIKIRGGLESTTTARTYNFDLGKTGVTPSIELQFQDYPGDYCVNENLQEVEKFIKESVAIIIAIDTPALIENNSQWHEELNQPQVIYDLFKSSFADLDSPKLVIFAPVKCEKYLRESTGENQLVTTIQEKYSNLLSFFRSDALVPHVAVVMTPVETLGSVDFSRVEEDQNHQPIFYFRKPNPNLFYEPKNSDQPLRYLLRFLLKLHLQKRKMSFLELIFMMLDRDKTFLNAMSEFSNGCRNNGAFTIFQGANLLTIN, from the coding sequence ATGCTTTCAAGAATATTGCAACCCCTAATCAAAAAACAGACTCTTAAAGTAACAATGCTAGGTCATGCGGGAGTGGGAAAAACAAGTCTTTTATGTGCCATGTATGATCAGTTTGACCAGATTATTGGGAAAACTAATTTACAATTAACTCCTGATGATGATACCAAAACTATTTTAGATCAACGTTTAAAGCAATTAAAAGAATCCGCCCAACAAAATAGCATTAAAATTAGAGGAGGATTAGAATCCACCACAACAGCAAGAACCTATAATTTCGATTTGGGAAAAACAGGAGTTACTCCTTCCATTGAGTTGCAATTTCAAGACTATCCTGGTGACTATTGTGTAAATGAAAATTTACAGGAAGTAGAAAAATTTATCAAGGAATCTGTAGCTATTATTATTGCCATCGATACTCCTGCTTTAATAGAAAATAATAGTCAATGGCATGAGGAATTAAATCAACCTCAAGTTATTTATGATTTATTTAAAAGTAGTTTTGCCGATCTTGATTCCCCTAAATTGGTAATTTTTGCTCCTGTTAAATGTGAAAAATATTTACGGGAAAGCACGGGAGAAAATCAATTAGTAACAACTATACAAGAAAAATATAGCAACTTGCTCAGTTTTTTCCGTAGTGATGCTCTCGTTCCTCATGTTGCAGTAGTGATGACTCCCGTAGAAACATTGGGTAGTGTTGATTTTTCTAGGGTAGAAGAAGATCAAAATCATCAACCCATTTTCTATTTTCGGAAGCCTAATCCCAACCTTTTTTATGAGCCAAAAAATAGTGATCAACCCCTTCGTTATTTACTCAGATTTTTATTAAAACTTCACCTACAAAAACGTAAAATGTCTTTTCTCGAATTAATTTTTATGATGCTCGATCGAGACAAAACTTTTCTCAATGCCATGAGTGAATTTTCTAACGGGTGTAGAAATAATGGAGCATTTACCATTTTTCAAGGAGCAAACTTATTAACCATTAATTAA
- a CDS encoding ABC transporter ATP-binding protein: MTAQEPLIELRGVSKAFGNKVILKDADLKIYEGDALVVIGPSGTGKSTILRLIAGFMQPDAGEIYIKGEKRVSLIDDGDYPIHISMVFQQAALFDSLSVRENVGFSLYQHSDLDYDYISQLVDRALEMVGLPPSTGNLFPAELSGGMRKRVSFARAVIYNPEKPFERPDVILYDEPTAGLDPIASTVVEDLVRTLKSSVCESCAYVMVSHQESTIRRTGDRLAFLYDGKIQWQGNVKDIDTTENPLVRQFFSANTQGPIKVISQ, from the coding sequence ATGACCGCACAAGAACCACTAATAGAATTAAGAGGAGTTAGCAAGGCTTTCGGGAATAAAGTTATTCTCAAAGATGCCGATTTGAAAATTTACGAGGGAGATGCTTTAGTGGTAATTGGCCCTAGTGGCACGGGCAAGTCAACCATCTTAAGATTAATCGCAGGTTTTATGCAACCCGATGCGGGAGAGATTTATATTAAAGGGGAAAAGAGAGTCAGTTTAATTGATGATGGGGATTATCCTATTCATATAAGCATGGTTTTCCAACAAGCCGCCCTTTTTGATTCTTTGAGTGTAAGAGAAAATGTCGGTTTTTCCCTTTATCAACATTCTGACCTTGATTATGACTATATCAGTCAATTGGTCGATCGAGCTTTAGAAATGGTGGGTTTACCTCCTTCTACGGGGAATCTCTTTCCAGCAGAATTGTCGGGGGGAATGCGTAAAAGAGTTAGTTTTGCGAGGGCTGTTATTTACAATCCAGAAAAACCCTTTGAAAGACCTGACGTGATCTTGTATGATGAGCCTACTGCAGGATTAGATCCTATTGCTTCAACGGTGGTAGAAGATCTTGTGCGTACTCTTAAAAGTAGTGTTTGTGAATCTTGTGCTTATGTCATGGTTTCTCACCAAGAAAGTACGATTCGCAGAACAGGCGATCGCCTCGCTTTCCTATATGATGGTAAAATTCAATGGCAAGGTAATGTCAAAGACATTGATACTACCGAGAATCCTTTAGTACGTCAGTTTTTTAGTGCTAACACACAAGGACCGATTAAAGTTATTAGTCAATAA
- a CDS encoding TniQ family protein: protein MDDLIANNTLYNFYAPFIPPERATQIKESMKSNYGGNIHTRIGLSASNISQPQYFRFCSQCLQEDEEKYGEFY from the coding sequence TTGGATGATTTAATTGCAAACAACACTCTCTATAACTTTTATGCTCCTTTTATTCCTCCTGAAAGGGCGACACAAATCAAGGAATCAATGAAATCCAATTATGGAGGAAATATCCATACCCGTATCGGACTTTCTGCAAGTAATATCTCCCAACCTCAATATTTCCGTTTTTGTAGTCAATGTTTACAGGAGGATGAAGAAAAATACGGGGAATTTTATTAG
- a CDS encoding restriction endonuclease subunit S, whose translation MNEPTVWTTQVTKEANKDDLLISVRAPLGDVNFNPFDKICIGRGLAAIQHESLLLKKYLFEYLVSHQFLFEGYKGATFEAISTDDLRQIKIPLPPLEIQEEIVKACQVIDEEFEKAETIIKSEKEKIENLMKQTLDTFNNKDYQITIGNLTETSSGGTPKSSNSLYYQGGKIPWINSGEVAKGEIYYAEKFITDLGLQNSNAKIFPEETVLLAMYGATAGKCAVLKIKASTNQAICGIFPNDEFISKFLKYQLDFMYEDILGLRHGIARENLSQEIIKNILVIIPPKEKQQEIIFEIEKCEAKIKEAQIIINGIAKRKEAVIYQYL comes from the coding sequence TTGAATGAACCTACAGTATGGACAACTCAAGTTACAAAAGAAGCTAATAAAGATGATTTACTTATTAGTGTACGCGCACCTTTAGGAGATGTCAATTTTAATCCTTTTGATAAAATATGTATTGGTAGAGGTTTGGCGGCAATTCAACATGAAAGTTTATTACTGAAAAAGTATCTTTTTGAATATTTGGTTAGTCATCAATTTCTTTTTGAAGGTTATAAAGGAGCAACTTTTGAGGCTATTTCAACAGATGATTTGAGACAAATAAAAATCCCTTTACCTCCCCTCGAAATTCAAGAGGAAATAGTTAAAGCCTGTCAAGTTATTGATGAAGAATTTGAGAAAGCAGAAACTATTATTAAAAGTGAAAAAGAAAAGATTGAAAATTTAATGAAACAAACTCTTGACACATTTAATAATAAAGATTACCAAATAACGATTGGTAACTTAACGGAAACATCATCAGGAGGCACTCCAAAATCATCAAATTCATTATATTATCAAGGTGGTAAAATTCCTTGGATCAATAGTGGAGAAGTTGCAAAAGGTGAAATATATTATGCTGAGAAATTTATCACAGATTTAGGTTTACAAAATTCCAATGCTAAAATTTTTCCCGAAGAAACAGTTTTATTAGCAATGTATGGGGCAACTGCTGGTAAATGTGCAGTATTAAAAATCAAAGCATCAACTAATCAAGCTATATGTGGAATTTTTCCTAATGATGAATTTATCTCTAAATTTTTAAAATATCAGTTAGATTTTATGTATGAGGATATTTTAGGATTAAGACATGGTATCGCTAGAGAAAATTTGTCGCAAGAAATAATCAAAAATATTTTAGTTATTATTCCCCCCAAAGAAAAACAACAAGAAATCATCTTTGAAATTGAAAAATGTGAGGCAAAAATTAAAGAAGCTCAAATAATAATTAACGGTATTGCTAAGAGAAAAGAAGCGGTAATTTATCAATATTTATAG
- a CDS encoding DUF3172 domain-containing protein — protein sequence MNRRPKSSYSRYSEPPSRKSTKSSPLENINYTLAAICAGIFILGVGVGIALSSGQTISTQNVASREVIDRSAPNPEICVQFGASAIVSDLRVFVTLNPFNVYVTQPNMRPGCVLKRNNWSILEQRRLVSDNDVRQCKNRMNTFGFTGTLESSPKIDCIYQNDSAGNLFLNPEGAVNPQGVQDF from the coding sequence ATGAACCGCAGACCAAAATCTTCCTATTCCCGTTATTCTGAACCCCCAAGCCGTAAAAGTACAAAATCATCTCCTTTGGAAAATATTAACTATACTCTTGCCGCTATCTGTGCAGGTATCTTTATATTGGGGGTAGGAGTTGGTATTGCCTTAAGTTCTGGCCAAACTATAAGTACTCAAAATGTAGCATCAAGGGAGGTGATCGATCGCAGCGCTCCGAATCCCGAAATTTGTGTACAATTTGGAGCAAGTGCCATTGTTTCTGATTTAAGGGTATTTGTCACTCTAAATCCCTTTAATGTGTATGTAACTCAACCTAATATGCGTCCGGGGTGTGTTTTGAAAAGAAATAACTGGTCTATTTTAGAGCAAAGACGCTTAGTCAGTGATAATGATGTGAGACAGTGTAAAAATAGAATGAATACTTTTGGTTTCACTGGTACATTAGAAAGCTCTCCCAAAATCGACTGTATTTATCAGAATGACAGTGCCGGGAATCTATTTTTAAATCCAGAAGGGGCAGTTAATCCTCAAGGAGTTCAAGATTTTTAA
- the glmS gene encoding glutamine--fructose-6-phosphate transaminase (isomerizing), with product MCGIVGYIGTQGAIEILVSGLEKLEYRGYDSAGVATIVEGEIHSVRAKGKLYNLRTKLEKETNISQIGIGHTRWATHGKPEEYNAHPHRDNKGRFAVVQNGIVENYQELKQELISKGHEFISDTDTEVIPHLIAEYYNPESNDPFMDAVNKAVTRLDGAFAIGVLCADFPDELIVARQSAPLTIGFGQGEFFCASDVTALVHHTNTVLSLDNGEIARLTPLGVEIYDFTGKRLRKNPRTLDWSPVTVEKQGYRHFMLKEIHEQPSVVRTCLEAYINPDWHSQNSDEENPITLNLKPEIYEDLEHIQIVACGTSWHASLVGKYLLEQIAQIPTFVQYASEYRYAPSPMMRNTITIGVTQSGETADTIAALEMERQRRSSCDRTYQARILGITNRPESTLGGMVDQVINTYAGIEIGVAATKTFVAQVIAFYILALDLAGRRKTITPSRMEEILKGLLQLPTQIEQIIHSEEPKIRDLAHQFPDTKDFIFLGRGINFPIALEGALKLKEISYIHAEGYPAGEMKHGPIALLDAHVPVVAIAMGGSVYEKVISNAQEAKARDARLIGVLPQNHHEDMFQDTLIVPEVDEILSPILAVIPLQLLSYYIASMRGLDVDQPRNLAKSVTVE from the coding sequence ATGTGTGGAATTGTTGGTTATATAGGAACACAAGGCGCGATCGAAATTTTGGTGAGCGGTTTAGAAAAACTAGAATACAGAGGGTATGATTCTGCGGGAGTTGCAACAATTGTCGAGGGGGAAATTCATTCTGTTAGGGCAAAAGGAAAACTATATAACCTCCGCACAAAACTAGAAAAAGAAACCAATATCTCACAAATTGGTATCGGGCATACAAGATGGGCAACTCATGGTAAACCAGAGGAATATAACGCCCATCCCCACCGAGATAATAAAGGTAGATTCGCAGTGGTGCAAAATGGCATTGTCGAAAACTATCAAGAATTGAAGCAGGAATTAATTAGTAAAGGACATGAGTTTATTTCGGATACCGATACAGAAGTTATCCCTCATCTTATTGCCGAATATTATAACCCTGAAAGTAATGATCCTTTTATGGATGCAGTGAATAAAGCTGTTACCCGTTTAGATGGAGCTTTTGCCATTGGGGTGTTATGTGCAGATTTTCCCGATGAGTTAATTGTTGCTCGTCAAAGCGCACCTTTAACCATTGGATTTGGGCAGGGAGAATTTTTCTGTGCTTCCGACGTTACAGCCCTTGTGCATCACACCAACACGGTTTTATCCTTAGATAATGGGGAAATTGCCCGTTTAACGCCGTTAGGGGTAGAAATTTACGACTTTACAGGCAAACGCTTACGGAAAAACCCTCGTACCCTCGATTGGAGTCCTGTAACTGTTGAAAAACAAGGTTATCGCCACTTTATGCTCAAAGAAATTCATGAGCAACCTTCAGTAGTACGTACCTGTTTAGAAGCCTACATTAATCCCGACTGGCATTCCCAAAACAGTGACGAGGAAAACCCCATTACCCTCAATCTCAAGCCTGAAATTTATGAAGATTTAGAACATATCCAGATTGTAGCTTGTGGTACTTCTTGGCACGCAAGTTTAGTGGGTAAATATTTATTAGAACAAATAGCACAAATTCCTACTTTTGTCCAATATGCTTCAGAATATCGTTATGCCCCTTCCCCAATGATGCGTAATACAATTACAATCGGTGTTACCCAGTCAGGAGAAACGGCTGATACCATTGCGGCTCTCGAGATGGAGCGTCAAAGACGTTCTAGTTGCGATCGCACCTATCAAGCTCGTATTTTAGGTATTACAAATCGTCCTGAAAGTACGTTAGGGGGCATGGTAGATCAAGTAATTAACACTTATGCAGGTATCGAGATTGGAGTAGCGGCAACTAAAACTTTTGTGGCTCAAGTGATTGCTTTTTATATCCTTGCTTTAGATTTAGCGGGGCGAAGAAAAACCATTACTCCTTCACGCATGGAGGAGATATTAAAAGGATTACTGCAATTACCCACTCAAATCGAGCAGATTATCCACTCAGAAGAGCCAAAAATCAGAGATTTAGCCCATCAGTTTCCTGATACCAAAGATTTTATCTTCCTCGGTAGAGGTATCAATTTCCCCATTGCCTTAGAAGGTGCGTTAAAACTCAAAGAAATTAGCTATATTCACGCTGAAGGCTATCCTGCTGGTGAAATGAAACATGGTCCGATCGCACTTTTAGATGCTCATGTACCCGTAGTTGCGATCGCCATGGGGGGAAGTGTATATGAGAAGGTGATTTCCAATGCTCAGGAAGCGAAGGCAAGGGATGCTCGTTTAATCGGTGTTTTACCTCAAAACCATCATGAGGATATGTTTCAAGATACTTTAATTGTGCCTGAAGTGGATGAAATCTTATCTCCTATCTTGGCGGTGATACCCTTGCAATTGTTATCTTATTATATTGCATCCATGCGCGGTTTAGACGTGGATCAACCTCGTAATTTGGCGAAATCCGTTACAGTAGAATAA
- a CDS encoding MlaD family protein has translation MIRSRLMREGSVGLFLLLGLLVFGGIVFFLKKDQLRGSNYQIKLMFENAGGLREGARVFFRGVAVGRVASIQPTSNGVEVWTEINNKLPIPRDVIVSTTRSGLLGEVSVNIIPQGVLSNVGEDINPLGKECEQKQLILCNNEKIPAQASPDLIESLARLADSFDDETFFENLNTAVDNTNKATEQFIVLTQEVTGVTNRVQKEMDTISNTFTSIGRTADSLSNTANTLSNTANTATTQIEKLGSEYTNTAIQINLLASNLNQIIADNKTDFQNAIASLSQTATDISQVAQTTNNLVAKIDEKDVQKITQNLGTTSENLAQISSDLKTIADELNNPTNLATLQQTLDSARVTFANTAKITSDIDQFTGDPQFRRNLKNLVDGLSNLVSYTDLLEKQVELAILLEELDKETAKSSKDKWGITSQKLPNTIETITK, from the coding sequence ATGATTCGTTCAAGGTTAATGAGAGAAGGTTCTGTGGGCTTGTTTTTATTGCTCGGTTTACTGGTTTTTGGGGGTATAGTTTTTTTCTTGAAAAAAGATCAATTAAGGGGCAGTAATTATCAAATAAAATTGATGTTTGAAAATGCTGGAGGTTTAAGGGAAGGTGCAAGGGTCTTTTTTCGGGGAGTAGCAGTGGGGCGAGTGGCTTCGATTCAGCCCACAAGTAATGGGGTGGAAGTGTGGACGGAAATTAATAATAAATTACCCATCCCCAGAGATGTAATTGTTTCTACTACTCGCTCTGGTTTATTGGGAGAAGTGAGTGTTAATATTATTCCTCAAGGGGTTTTAAGCAACGTAGGAGAAGATATTAATCCTTTAGGAAAAGAATGTGAGCAAAAACAGTTGATATTGTGTAATAACGAGAAAATACCCGCTCAAGCTAGTCCTGATTTGATCGAAAGTTTAGCTCGATTGGCAGATAGTTTTGATGATGAAACTTTTTTTGAGAATCTGAATACTGCTGTTGATAATACCAACAAAGCTACAGAGCAGTTTATTGTTTTAACTCAAGAAGTTACAGGAGTTACTAACAGAGTTCAAAAAGAAATGGATACTATCTCGAATACTTTTACCAGTATTGGAAGGACTGCCGATAGCTTATCAAACACCGCCAATACTTTGTCAAATACCGCTAATACTGCTACCACTCAAATTGAGAAATTAGGGTCTGAATATACTAATACCGCTATTCAAATTAATCTTTTAGCCTCTAATCTTAATCAAATTATTGCTGATAATAAAACTGATTTTCAAAATGCGATCGCATCCTTGAGTCAAACAGCTACTGATATTAGTCAGGTTGCCCAAACAACTAATAACTTAGTGGCAAAAATAGATGAAAAAGATGTACAAAAAATTACTCAAAACCTAGGCACAACCAGTGAAAACCTTGCTCAAATTAGTAGTGATTTAAAAACCATTGCCGATGAATTAAATAACCCAACAAACCTCGCTACCCTACAACAAACCCTTGACTCTGCTAGAGTTACCTTTGCCAATACCGCTAAAATTACATCAGATATAGATCAATTTACAGGAGATCCCCAATTTAGACGCAATTTAAAGAATTTAGTAGATGGTTTAAGTAATTTGGTTTCTTATACAGATTTATTGGAAAAACAAGTAGAATTAGCCATTTTATTGGAAGAATTAGACAAAGAAACCGCCAAAAGCAGTAAAGATAAATGGGGCATTACTTCCCAGAAACTCCCAAATACCATAGAAACAATAACAAAATAA
- a CDS encoding REP-associated tyrosine transposase, with translation MDLSDSSLKIKRRFLPHWELDGSIYFITFNTYQHLELNPSAREIVLNCCLFFDESRHQNDKRYHTFTIVIMPDHVHWLMQPLPKSNGEYWSLSSILHSVKSYSSKQIPKVMNHQGIVWQDERFDRIMRNEKEFLNTWQYIQLNPVKANLAKTPEEYPFFWQETHTG, from the coding sequence ATGGATTTGAGTGATTCTTCTCTGAAAATTAAAAGAAGATTTTTGCCTCATTGGGAGTTAGATGGTTCAATTTATTTTATTACTTTTAATACTTATCAGCATTTAGAATTAAATCCTTCTGCTAGAGAAATTGTTTTAAATTGTTGTTTATTTTTCGATGAAAGTCGCCATCAAAATGATAAAAGATACCATACTTTTACTATAGTAATTATGCCAGATCATGTTCACTGGTTAATGCAACCTTTACCTAAGTCTAATGGCGAATATTGGTCTCTTAGTAGTATTCTTCATAGCGTTAAGAGTTATAGTTCCAAACAAATTCCGAAAGTGATGAATCATCAGGGTATAGTATGGCAAGATGAAAGGTTCGATCGCATCATGAGAAATGAAAAGGAATTTTTGAATACTTGGCAATATATTCAACTAAATCCTGTTAAAGCAAATTTGGCAAAGACTCCAGAAGAATATCCTTTTTTTTGGCAGGAAACTCACACAGGCTAG
- a CDS encoding type II toxin-antitoxin system VapC family toxin: MKVLIDTNIILDLALIRKPFYQEADEIFTFIEQGKITAFISATTFTDIYYILRKQKGKYWTFEFLQRLSALCKINPITEEVIIKAINNSYKDFEDDIQYYSAIINNLNVIVTRNIKDFPKDNITILQPEELIFILTEQ, encoded by the coding sequence ATGAAAGTTTTAATTGATACTAACATTATTCTTGATTTGGCATTAATTAGAAAGCCTTTTTATCAAGAAGCAGATGAAATTTTTACTTTCATTGAACAAGGTAAAATCACTGCTTTTATTAGTGCAACTACGTTTACTGATATTTATTATATTCTCCGAAAACAAAAGGGAAAATATTGGACTTTTGAATTTTTACAACGGTTAAGTGCTTTATGTAAAATTAATCCTATTACAGAAGAAGTTATTATTAAGGCTATCAATAATAGTTATAAAGATTTTGAGGATGATATTCAATATTATTCAGCAATTATTAATAATCTTAATGTGATCGTCACTCGTAATATCAAAGATTTTCCTAAAGATAATATCACTATTTTACAACCAGAAGAATTAATTTTTATTCTGACAGAGCAATAA